The window ACTGACCAGGACACCAGCGGAGAGACGATCGGGGATTCATGATGGCGACCAACAGTGCGGTGAGCGGCCTGGAGGGGAAGACCTTCCTCGCCGGCCTTCTCGAACGCCAGGCCAGGAACCAGCCGGACGCGACCGGCCTCGTGTATGCGGGCCGCGCCCACACCTACGCCGACCTCAACGCGAGGGCCAACCGGCTCGCGCGTGCGCTCATCGACGCCGGGGTGGGGCCGGAGACGCGCGTGGCGGTGTCGATGCGGCGCTGCCCGGGTGCGATCGTCGCCCTCTTCGCCGTGCTCAAGGCGTGCGGCGTCTACCTTCCGATCGACGCCACCCACCCCCGAGAGCGCATCGGATACGTCCTGGCCGACAGCGCCCCGAAGGTCGCCGTCACCGATGACCGGGGCGCCGACGCCCTCGGCCGCCACGGTGTGCCGATGACGTTCCTGCGCCTGGGAGAGGACGGCGACACCGGCGGACACCCCGCCGACCACGACGTCCGCGACGAGGAGCGCCGGTCACCGCTGCGCCCCGACAACCTCGCGTACGTCATGTACACCTCCGGCTCCACGGGCAGACCCAAGGGCGTGCAGATCTCCCAGTCCAGCCTGGGCCTGTACAGCCGCCACTACGGCCGGTTCTTCGACGAGGTGGACGCCGGACGGCGCCTGCGCATCGCCCACACCGCCGCGCTGACCTTCGACGTCGGCTGGAACTCCGTCATCGGCTTGGCCGCGGGCCACGAGATGCACCTCTACGCGGAGGAGGACTACCGGGACGTCGATCGCTTCGTGCGGATCATGAGCCGACACCGACTCGACTGCGTCGTGTTCACCGCGTCCTACTGGGGGGCGCTGGTGCAGTCCGCGGAGTGGGGCAGGGGGGAGCACACGCCGCGGGTGCTGCTCTCCTGCGGGGAGGCGTTCCCGAACGCCCTCTGGCAGCGGCTCCGGGGGATCGAGGGAACCCGCGTGATGAACACCTACGGGCCGACCGAGGCCACCGTGGAGGCGGTGGCCACCGACACCGACGCCACCCCCCGCCCCACGCTGGGCACACCGATCCCGGACACGGGCATCCACGTCCTGGACGACGCGCTCGCGCCCGCGCCGACCGGGTCGCCCGGCGAGCTCTACATCACCGGCGCCCGCCTCGCCCGCGGGTACCTCAACCGACCCGGGCTGACCGCCGAGCGGTTCGTCGCCTCGCCGTTCGCCCCGGGAGAGCGCATGTACCGGACGGGTGACGTCGTCCGGCGGAACGACGTCGGCGATCTGGAGTTCCTCGGGCGCGTCGACGACCAGGTGAAGATCCGCGGCTTCCGTGTCGAGCCGGGGGAGGTCGAGGCGGTGCTCGCCTCCCACCCCGCCGTCTCCCGGGCCGCGGTCGTGGTGCGGGAGGACCGGGACGGGGCGCGCGGTCTCGTCGGCTACTTCGTCGTGGACGGTGGCGGCGTGGACGAGGCCGAACTGCGCCGGCACCTGGGCAGGGCACTGCCGGACTACATGGTGCCCTCCGCCCTGTTGAGGGTGGACGAGATGCCGCTCAACGCCAACGGCAAGCTCGACAGGGGAGCGCTCCCGGAGCCGACGAGGAACGCGGAGAGCGCGCCGGACCGGGCGGACACGGTCGAGGAGGTCCTCCTCCACATCCTTCGCGAGGTGCTGGAGGAACCCGGGCTCGGGCCCGGGGACCTCTTCACCGAACGCGGAGGCGACAGCATCCGGGCGTTCCGCGTGGTCACCCGGGCCCGGGACTCCGGAGTCGTGGTCTCCACGACCGACGTCCTCAGGCACCAGTCCGCGACGGCGATCGCAGGGGCGGCCACCGTGGACGCCGGGGCCGGGTCGGACGGGGCCGGGCCGACCACGCGTGTCCCGGACCGCGAGGTCAGCGAACTCCAGAAGGAACTCGGCCTGTGAACCCGCACCCGCGGTCCTGACGAGGAGACCGTCCGCCCCAGCCGCCCGGACGCGGTGAGAAACCCACCCCCCATCCCACCCCCACCCTGAGGTTGGTACCCATGGCCAAGCCCGCCGTCGAAGACATCGTCGCGCTCCTCCCGGCGCAGCAGGGGATCCTCTTCCACTCCCTCTACGACGAGGCCGACCGGTCGCAGTACACGCAGCAGGTGGCCGTCGACATGGACGGGCGCCTGGACGCGGAGCGGCTGCGCCGCGCGGCCCAGCGGCTCGTGGACCGGCACGCCGCCCTGCGCACGAGCTTCCACCAGAGGCGCGACGGGGAGACCGTCCAGGCCGTCAGGGAGACCGCCCCGGTCGCGTGGGCCGAACACGTGGTGGAGGGGGAGGACTTCGACGGGGAGTGCCGGGAGATCGTCGAGAAGGACCGCCGAGTCGCGTTCGACCTGGAGCAGGCACCGCTGGTCCGCTTCCTGCTCTTCTCCACCCCGGGGGGAGACGCCTGGCGCCTGGTCCTGAACCAGCACCACATCGTCGTCGACGGATGGTCCACCGACGTGCTCCTCGACGACCTGTTCACCCTCTACCAGGAGGGCCCGGACGCGCCCTCGCTGTCACCGGCGGCCCGCTTCTCCGACTACGCGCGGTGGTTCTCCGCGCAGGGGAGGGAGGAGAGCACCCGGCTGTGGCGTGAGGAACTCAGCGGGGTCGAGGGACCCACGCACCTGGACCTTCCGGGGGGAGAGGACGGGCCCGCGGCCTCCGACTCCGGGCAGGTGAGGTTCGAGGTCGACGCGAAGGTGTCGGTCGCCGTCGAGTCCCTGTGCGCCGAGCACCGGGTGACGGTCAGTACGTTCGTCCACGCGGCGCTGTCCGTTCTGCTGGCCAGGCTCATGGGGAGGTCGCAGGTGGTCTTCGGCGCCACCAGCCATGGACGCGACCCCCGCTTCGACGGTGTGGAGGGCATGGCGGGGCAGTTCGTGACGACGATGCCGGTGCGGGTGGACCTCACCGACGCCACCGCGTTCGGTGAGCTGCTCGGGGCGCTGCACCGCAGGCACCTGCGGCTGCTCGGCCACGAGGACCTCGGGCTCTTCGCCGCCCAGGAAGCGGCCGGGATCTCCGGTGAGCTGTTCAACGTGATGGTGACGTCCGAACAGTACGCGGGGGCGTTCCGGGGCGACGCGGTCGACGGGTTGCGCATCACGCGGCCGGAGGTGACGAACGCTTCCCACTACCCGCTGGTCCTCGCCTACCGGACCGGACCCGCGTTCGGGTTCGACCTGAACTTCCGGACCGATTCCTTCGACGAGGGCACGGTGCGGCTGATGGGCGAGCGTTTGCTGCGGGTGGTGGAGCAGGTGTGCGCCGATCCCGGATCGGCGGTCGGCGCGCTTGAGGTCCTGGTCCCGGGGGAGGGGGCCCGGTTGCGCGCCTGGGGCACGGGCCCGACCACCGCGCACACACCGGGCACCATCGTGGACTCCTTCCGCTCCCAGGCGGAGCGTTCCCCTCAGGCGGTGGCGGTCGAGTCGGGTTCGGAGCGGTTGTCGTATGCGGAGTTGGACGCGCGGTCGGATGTTTTCGCTGGTGTGTTGCGTGCGGCTGGTGTGGGGCGTGAGGTGTGTGTGCCGGTGGTGATGGGCCGGTCGGTGGATGTGTTGGTGGCTTTTCTGGGTGTGCTCAAGGCGGGTGGTGCGTATATGCCGTTGCACTCGGGGTTGCCGGTGGGTCGGGTGCGTGAGTTGGTGGGTGGGTCGGGGTCGCCGGTGGTGGTGGTCGATTCCGGGTTCGTGCGGGATGGGGCCTGGCCCTGGGGGGAGGGGGAAGGGCCCCAGCCGGTGGTCTGCGACCACACGGGGTTGGCGGCTCCCACGGTGACGGGCACGGACGCCGGTGGTGTGCGGCCTGGTCAGTTGGCGTATGTGATGTTCACGTCGGGGACCACGGGGGCTCCGAAGGGGATCGCGGTCACTCATCAGGGTGTGGTGGATCTGGCCACGGACACCTGTTGGGGTGTGGGCGCTGCCAGCAGGGTGTTGTTCCATGCTCCGCATGCTTTTGACGCGTCCACCTATGAGATCTGGGCCGCGTTGTTGTCGGGTGGGCGTGTGGTGGTGGCTCCTGCGGGTGAGGTGGACGCCGAGGCGCTCTCCCGGCTTATCCCTGTGCACGGGGTGACGCATCTGAGTTTGACCGCGGGCATGTTCCGGGTGGTGGCTGAGGAGTCGGTGGAGTCCTTGGCGGGGTTGGTGGAGGTCACTACCGGGGGTGATGTGGTTTCGGCTTCCGGTGTGGGTCGGGTGGTGGAGGCTTTTCCGGAGATGGTGGTGCGGACGACCTATGGTCCGACCGAGGTGACGTTGTGCGCCACGCAGGTGCCCTGGCGGGGTGGGGTGCGTCCGGGTGAGGTGGTCCCGTTGGGGTCGGGGCTGGACAACACGTCGGTGTTCGTTGTGGACGAGGGGTTGTCCCTGGTTCCGGCCGGGGTGGTGGGTGAGCTCTACATCTCTGGTGCGGGTCTGGCCCGGGGGTATGTCAACCAGCCCTCCCTGACCGCTTCACGGTTCGTGGCCTGTCCTTTCGCTGCTGGTGAGCGGATGTATCGCACCGGGGACCTGGTCCGCTGGACCAGTCGGGGCGAGCTGGTGTTCGTGGGCCGTTCCGACGACCAGGTCAAGGTGCGGGGTTTTCGTATCGAGTTGGGTGAGATCGAGGCCGCCACCACGGCTCTGGACGGGGTGGCTGACGCGGTGGCTTCGGTGCATCGGAGCGCGGACGGCGACAAGCGTCTGGTGGCCTATGTGGTGCCCGAACCGGGGTGTGAGGTGGACCCTGAGCGGGTGCGTGGTGATCTGGGTCGGGTGGTGCCGGAGTACATGGTGCCCTGGGCCGTGGTCGGGCTGGAGTCGTTGCCGTTGACGGTCAACGGCAAGGTCGACCGAACCGCACTGCCCGCACCCGAAGTGGCCTCGGGCCAGGGCCGCGCTCCGCGCAATCCGCGTGAGGAGGTCCTGTGCGGGCTGTTCGCCCAGGTGCTCGGTGTGGAGCGGGTCGGGATCGATGATGACTTCTTCGCTCTGGGCGGGCATTCGCTGTCGGCGACCCGGTTGATGGGGCGGGTGCGCTCGGTCCTGGGCGTGCGCGCGGGAGTACGGGCACTCTTCGAAGCTCCCACGGTGGCGGGGTTGTTGCCCCGGTTGGAGGGGTCGGGGGGTTCGGGTGAGCTGGTGGGGTTGTCGCGTGTGGGGCGGCGGCCTGGTGTGGTGCCGTTGTCGTTTGCTCAGCGTCGGTTGTGGTTTTTGTCGCGGTTGGAGGGTGCTTCGGCCACGTACAACATTCCGGTGGTGACGCGTGTGCGGGGGCCGGTGGATGTGGGTGCGTTGGGTGCGGCGCTCAATGACGTGGTGGGTCGGCATGAGGTGTTGCGGACGGTGTTCGCCGAGGTGAACGGTGAGCCGGTGCAGCGGGTGCTGGATGCCGACACCGGGGGGCGGGTGGAGCTGGGGGTCAGCGAGTGCGCTCCTGAGGATGTGGGCGCGGTCGTAGCTGATCACGCGGCTCACCTGTTCGACCTGGAACACGACATTCCTGTCCATGCGCACCTGGTGCGGGTGCTACCTGAGGCGGGTGCTGAACAGAAGCTCGCGGCGGGTGCTGAGCAGAAGGCCGATCCAGGTTCTAGCCAGGAGGCCGCGCCAGGTCCTGTTCAGGAGTGGGTGTTGGTGTTGGTGGTGCATCACATCGCGGGGGACGGGGCCTCGATGGGGCCGCTCTCCCGGGATCTGGGGCAGGCCTACCAGGCCCGGTGCGCTGGGCAGGTTCCTCGGTGGGAGGAGTTGCCGGTGCAGTACGTGGACTACGCGCTGTGGCAGCACGAGTTGTGGGGCAGCGACGATGAACCCACCGATCTGGCCCGGGAGCAGGTCGGGTTCTGGCGTCAGCACCTGGCCGGGGCTCCGGAGGAGCTGGTGTTGCCCACTGACCGGCCCCGCCCGGCTGTTTCCTCCTACCAGGGAGGACAGGTCAGCGTGCCCGCCACGGAAGGGACGCTGGGGCGGGTGCGTGAACTCGCCCGGGCCAGCGGCGCGACGGTGTTCATGGTCGCCCAAGCCGCGGTGGCCGCGGTGTTGAGCCGGTTGGGTGCGGGCACCGACATCGTGGTGGGCACGGTGGTGGAGGGGCGTGAGGATCCGGCGTTGGAGGACCTGGTGGGGTTCTTCGTCAACACCGTGGTGCTGCGCACCGACCTGAGCGGTGATCCGTCTTTCGCGGAGTTGTTGGGGCGGGTGCGGGAGGCGGATCTGGCGGCTTTCGATCACGCCCAGGTTCCCTTCGAGCGGGTGGTGGAAGCACTACGTCCCTCACGGTCGCTGGCCCGCCATCCCCTGTTCCAGGTGTCGGTGGCCTGGGAGGAGGACGGCGGGTATTCGGGTGTGGAGCTTCCCGGGGTGGAGGGTGTGTCGGTGCAGGTCGCTGAGGTGGCGGCCAAGTTCGATCTGTTCTTCGGGTTCGGGGTGGATGCCGCGGGTGGGTTGCGGGTGAGTGTGGTCTATTCCCGGGATCTGTTCGACCGGGCCAGCGCTCGTCTTTTGGGTGAGCGCCTGGTGCGGGTGGTGGAGCAGGTGTGCGCCGATCCGGGGGTGGCGGTCCGCGACCTGCACATCCTGGGACCTGAAGAGAAACACCAGATCCTCACCGAGTTCAACAACGCGCCGGGTATCGAGCCGCGAACCTTCCCCGCTCTCTTCGAGGAATGGGTCGCCCGCACTCCGCACGCTCCCGCGTTGGAGGGTGAGTCCCAACGGTTGTCGTATGCGGAGTTGGACGCGCGGTCCAATCGTGTGGCGCGGTGGTTGGTGGCGCGTGGGGTGGGTCCGGAAGTGCCCGTGGTGGTGTCGATGGGCCGGGGTGTGGGGCTGGTGGTGAGCCTGCTCGCGGTGATGAAGGCGGGTGGCGTGTATGTGCCCGTGGATCCGGATTATCCGTCTGCGCGTCAGCGGCACATCGTGTCCGGGACCGGGGCCCGCCTGGCGCTGGTCGATGGGACCGCCCACGTGCCGCCCGAGGGGATCGAGTCCGTCCTCCTCCAGGAGTTGGACCTGAGCGGGTATGGGTGCGGGCCCTTGAGCGACCGCGACCGTGTGTCTGCGTTGAGGTTGGCCAACACCGCCTATGTCATCCATACCTCGGGATCGACCGGTGTGCCCAAGGGGGTGGCCGTCACCCACACCGGAATCGACCGGCTGGTCAAACGCCACTCGATCGACCTGTCGGCGGGGCCGGGGAGTCGGATCATGCAGACCGCGTCGATCGGGTTCGACGGGTCGGTGTGGGAGATCGCGATGGGGCTGCTCACCGGTGGCTGTGTGGTGGTCGGTCGGCCGGAAGACCTACTGGACGCCAAGGGAGTGACGGGCGAGGCCGGGCGGATCACCCATCTGACGGTGACCCCCTCGATGCTCGCCGCGCTCCCCGACGACGGTCTGCCTCCGGGCGCGGTGGTGGTGACCGCGAGCGAAGCGGTCACCGAGCATGTCGTCCAGCGGTGGGCACGTGACCACAGGCTGGTCAATTCCTACGGTCCGACAGAAACGACGGTTTGTGCGAGTGGTACGGAGCTGCGGCCGGGTGAGCCGGTGACTATCGGTGGTCCGGTAGCGGGTACTCGGCTGTTCGTTCTGGATGAGGGGTTGTCCCTGGTCCCGGCCGGGGTGGTGGGCGAGCTCTACATCTCTGGTGCGGGTCTGGCCCGGGGGTATGTCAACCAGCCTTCCTTGACCGCTTCGCGGTTCGTGGCCTGTCCCTTCGCTGCTGGTGAGCGGATGTATCGCACCGGGGACCTGGTCCGCTGGACCCAGCGGGGCGAGTTGGTGTTCGTGGGCCGCTCCGACGACCAGGTCAAGGTGCGGGGTTTT is drawn from Nocardiopsis dassonvillei subsp. dassonvillei DSM 43111 and contains these coding sequences:
- a CDS encoding non-ribosomal peptide synthetase, whose translation is MAKPAVEDIVALLPAQQGILFHSLYDEADRSQYTQQVAVDMDGRLDAERLRRAAQRLVDRHAALRTSFHQRRDGETVQAVRETAPVAWAEHVVEGEDFDGECREIVEKDRRVAFDLEQAPLVRFLLFSTPGGDAWRLVLNQHHIVVDGWSTDVLLDDLFTLYQEGPDAPSLSPAARFSDYARWFSAQGREESTRLWREELSGVEGPTHLDLPGGEDGPAASDSGQVRFEVDAKVSVAVESLCAEHRVTVSTFVHAALSVLLARLMGRSQVVFGATSHGRDPRFDGVEGMAGQFVTTMPVRVDLTDATAFGELLGALHRRHLRLLGHEDLGLFAAQEAAGISGELFNVMVTSEQYAGAFRGDAVDGLRITRPEVTNASHYPLVLAYRTGPAFGFDLNFRTDSFDEGTVRLMGERLLRVVEQVCADPGSAVGALEVLVPGEGARLRAWGTGPTTAHTPGTIVDSFRSQAERSPQAVAVESGSERLSYAELDARSDVFAGVLRAAGVGREVCVPVVMGRSVDVLVAFLGVLKAGGAYMPLHSGLPVGRVRELVGGSGSPVVVVDSGFVRDGAWPWGEGEGPQPVVCDHTGLAAPTVTGTDAGGVRPGQLAYVMFTSGTTGAPKGIAVTHQGVVDLATDTCWGVGAASRVLFHAPHAFDASTYEIWAALLSGGRVVVAPAGEVDAEALSRLIPVHGVTHLSLTAGMFRVVAEESVESLAGLVEVTTGGDVVSASGVGRVVEAFPEMVVRTTYGPTEVTLCATQVPWRGGVRPGEVVPLGSGLDNTSVFVVDEGLSLVPAGVVGELYISGAGLARGYVNQPSLTASRFVACPFAAGERMYRTGDLVRWTSRGELVFVGRSDDQVKVRGFRIELGEIEAATTALDGVADAVASVHRSADGDKRLVAYVVPEPGCEVDPERVRGDLGRVVPEYMVPWAVVGLESLPLTVNGKVDRTALPAPEVASGQGRAPRNPREEVLCGLFAQVLGVERVGIDDDFFALGGHSLSATRLMGRVRSVLGVRAGVRALFEAPTVAGLLPRLEGSGGSGELVGLSRVGRRPGVVPLSFAQRRLWFLSRLEGASATYNIPVVTRVRGPVDVGALGAALNDVVGRHEVLRTVFAEVNGEPVQRVLDADTGGRVELGVSECAPEDVGAVVADHAAHLFDLEHDIPVHAHLVRVLPEAGAEQKLAAGAEQKADPGSSQEAAPGPVQEWVLVLVVHHIAGDGASMGPLSRDLGQAYQARCAGQVPRWEELPVQYVDYALWQHELWGSDDEPTDLAREQVGFWRQHLAGAPEELVLPTDRPRPAVSSYQGGQVSVPATEGTLGRVRELARASGATVFMVAQAAVAAVLSRLGAGTDIVVGTVVEGREDPALEDLVGFFVNTVVLRTDLSGDPSFAELLGRVREADLAAFDHAQVPFERVVEALRPSRSLARHPLFQVSVAWEEDGGYSGVELPGVEGVSVQVAEVAAKFDLFFGFGVDAAGGLRVSVVYSRDLFDRASARLLGERLVRVVEQVCADPGVAVRDLHILGPEEKHQILTEFNNAPGIEPRTFPALFEEWVARTPHAPALEGESQRLSYAELDARSNRVARWLVARGVGPEVPVVVSMGRGVGLVVSLLAVMKAGGVYVPVDPDYPSARQRHIVSGTGARLALVDGTAHVPPEGIESVLLQELDLSGYGCGPLSDRDRVSALRLANTAYVIHTSGSTGVPKGVAVTHTGIDRLVKRHSIDLSAGPGSRIMQTASIGFDGSVWEIAMGLLTGGCVVVGRPEDLLDAKGVTGEAGRITHLTVTPSMLAALPDDGLPPGAVVVTASEAVTEHVVQRWARDHRLVNSYGPTETTVCASGTELRPGEPVTIGGPVAGTRLFVLDEGLSLVPAGVVGELYISGAGLARGYVNQPSLTASRFVACPFAAGERMYRTGDLVRWTQRGELVFVGRSDDQVKVRGFRIELGEIEAATTALDGVADAVVSVHQSADGDKRLVAYVVPEPGRAIDSERVRGDLGRVVPEYMVPWAVMALDALPLTVNGKVDRTALPAPEVASGQGRAPRNPREEVLCGLFAQVLGVERVGIDDDFFALGGHSLSATRLMGRVRSVLGVRAGVRVLFEAPTVAGLLPRLEGSGGSGGVVGLSRVGRRPGVVPLSFAQRRLWFLSRLEGASATYNIPVVTRVRGPVDVGALGAALNDVVGRHEVLRTVFAEVNGEPVQRVLEPGAARVGLGVSECAPGRVGAVVADHAAHLFDLEHDIPVHAHLVHVVPGADGSGEEDAVHGSDPVGAFADAASPADTGAGCVADVGEWVLVLVVHHIAGDGASMGPLSRDLGQAYQTRCSGQTPRWEELPVQYVDYALWQHELWGSDDEPTDLAREQVEFWRQHLAGAPEELVLPTDRPRPAVSSYQGGQVSVPATEGTLGRVRELARASGATVFMIAQAAVAAVLSRLGAGTDIVVGTVVEGREDPALEDLVGFFVNTVVLRTDLSGDPSFSELLGRVREADLAAFDHAQVPFERVVEALRPSRSLARHPLFQVSVAWEEDGGYSGVELPGVEGVSVQVAEVAAKFDLFFGFGVDAAGGLRVSVVYSRDLFDQASARLLGERLVRVVEQVCADPDVAVRDLHILGTDEHDRLHAWGTGPTTAHTPGTIVDSFRSQAEHSSQAVAVESGSERLSYAELDARSDVFAGVLRAAGVGREVCVPVVMGRSVDVLVAFLGVLKAGGAYMPLHSGLPVGRVRELVGGSGSPVVVVDSGFVRDGAWPWGEGEGPQLVVCDHTAPVPEVSEADSGLGDRGHAFPDQLAYVMFTSGTTGAPKGIAVTHQGVVDLATDTCWGVGAASRVLFHAPHAFDASTYEIWAALLSGGRVVVAPAGEVDAEALSRLIPVHGVTHLSLTAGMFRVVAEESVESLAGLVEVTTGGDVVSASGVGRVVEAFPEMVVRTTYGPTEVTLCATQVPWRGGVRPGEVVPLGSGLDNTSVFVVDEGLSLVPAGVVGELYISGAGLARGYVNQPSLTASRFVACPFAAGERMYRTGDLVRWTSRGELVFVGRSDDQVKVRGFRIELGEIEAATTALDGVADAVASVHRSADGDKRLVAYVVPEPGCEVDPERVRGDLGRVVPEYMVPWAVVGLESLPLTVNGKVDRTALPAPEVASGQGRAPRNPREEVLCGLFAQVLGVERVGIDDDFFALGGHSLSATRLMGRVRSVLGVRAGVRALFEAPTVAGLLPLLDESGPEQPSLLKKRR
- a CDS encoding non-ribosomal peptide synthetase; translation: MATNSAVSGLEGKTFLAGLLERQARNQPDATGLVYAGRAHTYADLNARANRLARALIDAGVGPETRVAVSMRRCPGAIVALFAVLKACGVYLPIDATHPRERIGYVLADSAPKVAVTDDRGADALGRHGVPMTFLRLGEDGDTGGHPADHDVRDEERRSPLRPDNLAYVMYTSGSTGRPKGVQISQSSLGLYSRHYGRFFDEVDAGRRLRIAHTAALTFDVGWNSVIGLAAGHEMHLYAEEDYRDVDRFVRIMSRHRLDCVVFTASYWGALVQSAEWGRGEHTPRVLLSCGEAFPNALWQRLRGIEGTRVMNTYGPTEATVEAVATDTDATPRPTLGTPIPDTGIHVLDDALAPAPTGSPGELYITGARLARGYLNRPGLTAERFVASPFAPGERMYRTGDVVRRNDVGDLEFLGRVDDQVKIRGFRVEPGEVEAVLASHPAVSRAAVVVREDRDGARGLVGYFVVDGGGVDEAELRRHLGRALPDYMVPSALLRVDEMPLNANGKLDRGALPEPTRNAESAPDRADTVEEVLLHILREVLEEPGLGPGDLFTERGGDSIRAFRVVTRARDSGVVVSTTDVLRHQSATAIAGAATVDAGAGSDGAGPTTRVPDREVSELQKELGL